One Amorphoplanes digitatis genomic window carries:
- a CDS encoding GntR family transcriptional regulator: MPELALPPDAHSLADAVARAVRDGVAAGELVPGTTYSVYQLADLLGVSRSPAREGLLRLAEAGLIEIHRNRGFRVLLPGPHDIEEIVEIRLALEPPAARHAAERGTDEQHRTIRSALETMAAAAGRGDDASFWPADRALHDLLLRASGRHRTAAIVERLRTTTALLGPPTTASGRTLPEIHAEHEPVVTAVLARDGAAAEAAMRTHLEATRDLLVGNLLRGSLAVAPGGVDRPRAG; this comes from the coding sequence ATGCCTGAGCTCGCCCTGCCGCCGGACGCGCACAGCCTCGCCGACGCCGTCGCCCGGGCCGTCCGGGACGGCGTCGCCGCCGGCGAGCTCGTGCCCGGCACGACCTACTCCGTCTACCAGCTCGCTGACCTGCTCGGCGTGTCCCGCAGCCCCGCCCGCGAGGGCCTGCTCCGCCTCGCCGAGGCAGGGCTCATCGAGATCCACCGCAACCGCGGCTTCCGCGTCCTGCTGCCGGGCCCGCACGACATCGAGGAGATCGTCGAGATCCGCCTCGCCCTCGAACCGCCCGCCGCCCGCCACGCCGCCGAGCGGGGCACCGACGAGCAGCACCGCACCATCCGATCCGCCCTGGAGACGATGGCGGCCGCGGCCGGGCGCGGCGACGACGCGTCCTTCTGGCCGGCCGACCGCGCCCTGCACGACCTGCTGCTGCGCGCCTCGGGCCGGCACCGCACCGCCGCCATCGTCGAGCGGCTGCGCACCACCACCGCCCTGCTCGGCCCGCCGACCACCGCCAGCGGCCGCACCCTGCCGGAGATCCACGCCGAGCACGAGCCGGTGGTCACCGCCGTCCTGGCCCGCGACGGCGCCGCCGCCGAGGCCGCCATGCGCACCCACCTCGAAGCCACCCGGGACCTGCTTGTGGGAAACCTGCTCCGCGGCTCACTCGCCGTCGCACCCGGAGGTGTCGATCGACCGCGAGCCGGGTAG